A single window of Vigna unguiculata cultivar IT97K-499-35 chromosome 1, ASM411807v1, whole genome shotgun sequence DNA harbors:
- the LOC114173916 gene encoding nucleolin → MAEPNEPNEATLAPKRKSDPDLQDLPSKVAKLATPNLKQTQEPQPSADHSTSQPPSSSSDPKEPDKNDKEIQNDDVEEKSPQNDDEEHQNNVEDDDDDDDDDDGDEEEEEEDRKGKGISREDKGKGKMVQEDEDDDDDSDDDSDDDDDASDDDGSDFSDDPLTEVDLNNILPSRTRGRAGAASAGVRIADDPGKAAVGGLGDDDDDSDDSDA, encoded by the coding sequence ATGGCTGAACCAAACGAACCCAATGAAGCCACATTAGCCCCCAAGCGCAAGTCCGATCCTGATCTTCAAGACCTCCCATCCAAAGTTGCAAAGCTCGCTACTCCCAACCTCAAACAAACCCAGGAACCCCAACCTAGTGCTGATCACAGCACTTCCCAACCTCCCAGTTCTTCCTCCGACCCTAAGGAACCCGACAAAAACGACAAAGAAATCCAAAACGACGACGTCGAAGAAAAAAGCCCCCAAAACGACGACGAGGAGCACCAAAACAACGTTGAGGACGACGACGACGACGACGACGACGACGACGGCGAcgaggaggaagaggaagaggaccGAAAGGGGAAAGGGATTTCGCGTGAAGACAAGGGAAAAGGGAAAATGGTACAAGAAGAcgaggatgatgatgatgattccGACGACGATAGTGATGACGATGACGACGCTTCCGATGACGACGGAAGTGACTTCTCCGACGACCCGCTCACGGAGGTCGATTTGAATAACATTCTGCCGTCCAGGACCCGGGGACGGGCGGGGGCGGCGAGTGCAGGAGTGCGCATTGCCGATGACCCGGGGAAAGCGGCCGTAGGCGGCCTCGGCGATGATGACGACGATAGCGACGATAGTGATGCTTGA